The sequence below is a genomic window from Melioribacteraceae bacterium.
ATTATTGAGTATGTCAATTCAAAATTCTGCAAAGTTACCGGCTACACCCGCGAGGAAGTAATTGGTAATAAAACTAACATATTAAAATCGGGATATCATGAACCGGATCTTTATAAAAATCTCTGGACAACAATTAGTTCGGGTCGTGAGTGGAATGGGGAATTCCTGAACCGGAAGAAGAATGGTGAGCTTTTCTGGGAGGCCGCATCGATTTCTCCGATTAAAAATTCAAAAGGCGAAATAACAAACTTTGTTTCCGTTAAAGAGGATATAACAGAAAAGAAATTGCAGCTCGAAAAACTTCTCCGTTATCAGAACCTGCTCAACGGGGTCTCGGAATCGGTAAGGATATTACTGACCGAATCGGATTTTGAGTTTGCAATTGTGCAGGCACTGCAAACTCTTGGAAGCGCTTCCGGTGTGGACAGAGCTTATATTTTCGAGAATAGTATTTCGGAAAAATCCGGTGAGCTGCTGATGTCACAGAAATACGAATGGACCAAGCCCGGAATACTATCGCAGAAAGAGAATGATAGATTAATAAATCTTAGCTATAAAGAATTTGCCCCTTCCCTTTATAATAAACTGGTTAGAAATGAAATCTTCAGTTATCTCGTAAAAAACCTGGATGAGGCGGAAAGGGAACTCCTTGAAGCGCAGGGGATAAAAGCCATAATCATTTTCCCGATTTTTATTAAGGACAGCTTCTGGGGATTTATAGGATTTGACAATGTACATAGTGAAGAGCTATGGACTTCAAGCGAGGAATCGATTCTCGTTGCTGCTTCGGCCAGTATTGGTGGAGCCATTGAGAGAGAAGAGAGCCGTCTCGAACTTTTAAATGCAAAGGAGAATGCTGAGAAAGCTAATCAGCTTAAATCCGAATTCCTTGCTCAAATGTCCCATGAAATCCGTTCTCCGTTAAATGTGATACTTAATTTTTCGAACCTTATTAAGGAGGAATTCGGTCCGGATACAAACAGTACCATTAAAGATTATATAACTAGTCTTGATAGTGCGGGTAGGAGAATTATCAGAACGATTGATATGATTCTGAATATGTCCGAACTTCATACCGGTTCTTATGAGCCAAAAATCAAAATCTTTGATCTTTATGAAGATATTATTACTCCAATTTTAAATGAATATAAGAAAACCGCCGAGCTAAAAGGTCTTCAATTGAATTTTACTTCGGAATTGAAAAGTGCAGTAGTAAACCTTGATGAATACAGTGTAAGTCAGGCAATGGCTAATTTGATAGACAATGCAATTAAGTACACGAAGTCGGGTAGTGTTGACGTAATTATCCGGAAAAATGAGAAAGATCTACTTAATGTTATTATTAAGGATACAGGAATTGGAATTTCAAAAGAATATCTGCCGAATATATTCGAAGCGTTTACTCAGGAGGATAGAGGATATACAAGAGAATATGATGGAAACGGACTCGGTTTAGCACTTGTAAAGAAGTATTGCGAAATAAATAAAATGGAATTGGAAATTGAAAGCGAAAAAGGGAAAGGAACAACTATTAGTATTGTATTCAATAAATAATTGTTCCTTTCAATAAATTTTTACTAAAACGCAGCAATTACACCAGTAGAGAACTGTGCAAATTTCTTGTCGAAATTATATGTTAATTCACCAATCAATCGGATGTTTCTTCTCATCATATATCCAAGACTTAAAGTGCCTGACTGATACTCTAAAGGTTTGTAATCGGATTTAATCCAGTTGTATAGAGCCACGCCGTACCATTTGCTTTCATCGCCTTCAGGAGTATAGATCAGTTCTGCAAATCCTCCGTTCGATTTAATATTTGTATTGAAAGCCGTCGGCTTATCGTCAACGCGAGCTACATATTGGAAGTTAAGCTCAAGCCGGTCTTTTAGACTGAATGTAAAATCCGGTCCGTAGATACGCATGGCATTCTCAAAATTGTTATTAAGCTCGTCCGATAATTTTTCTTTTCCGAAGTATCCGAAACCGCCGATTCTGAATCCCTCAACTACATCCTGCGAAACTCTTACCATAAGGTTCTTATATTTATCGTTATCAAAGTTCCTGAAGACGTTAGCATGACCGATTCCGGTTCCGTTAAGTATCTCGAGTGTAAAATCGATTCCTGTTGGGAGGCCATATGTAAGCATTATTCCCCGGTCATATGTTAAATCGGAATTGGAATATCCCGAAGCGGCTTTATAAATCTGATAATCTTCAAATGTCAAACGCAATTCTCTTTTGAATAAAGGGTCGGAAACCTGGAACTGTCCTACGTACAAATCGAGATCGGTACCGAAAAGATCGTTGAACATTATAAAAGCATCTTCAATTCCGGCAACTTCACCTCTCTCACTGAAGAAAAAATAAAAATAGTATGCTACATCCGGGGCAATTGATCCGCCTGAAAGTAATTTGAAAACATAAGGTGTAGATATGTCGCTTTGATCAGTATTCTTATTGTTGTATGTAACGTATCCTTCCATCCTGATCGCAAGCGGAATTTCTCTGAGTAACGATAATTCATCATCACCCGTTCTTAGAAAATAACGCGGAGCGTCCTTGTCGGCTATTACAAATCCATCTCCCGCAAAATCCTCCCCGTACGCTTTTAATTTCGGGAAAGGGGAATGGCAGGTCTGACAACTTAAATTGTATTTCCTTCCGAATGCCGGAATTGCGCTCAAATTTTGAACGAACGTTAGATATATAACTGATATTAGTAGCAGGTAAATTACTTTTTTCATTAGTTCACCTATGGAAGAATTTTAATAGCTGTTGATTGTTCATTTATTTTCACTATTTCGGATTCACTTTCAGGTACATTAAGGAAATCAGCAACGGATTTTACTAGTAATTGATAGTTTAAAACAGCTCTGACTTTCAATTTTCCCTCCGGCACATCATAAGGAATACTGAAGGTAAATGTTTCTGTCTTTGTTTCTCTCGGACCGATTCGATAGTCAGTACCGAGCGATGCAGTATTCCATTGCTGAATTGTCATTCTTCCCTGCGGATCGAAATAAGGCATTCTGAAGATACGATCCCCGGCAGGGACAGCATCTCTTTCCACTCCTTTAAAATCCGGATCGTTTAATGCAATGCCCATATCCTGATAAGCCAGTGTACTTGAGGCGATAGTATATTCCTCTCCTTCAAATCCCTTTTTATCAACGGGTATATGATAAGAATTTCCTTTTTCATCACTCGCTTCAACATGAAGCCAGACGATCCGATCCTCAACTGAACCGGTAGGAAATTTGTGCCCCGTCTTCTGATTGAAAAGTGCAACCGTGAACTTAACGGTTTCTCCCGGTTCGGCTTCTTCAATATCTGGATAAATTCTCAATTCAATCACACCGCTTAATTTACCTTTGTCGTGCGCACCATGAAACAGATGTAAACGTGCATCCGGATATTTAATTCCCATTGCGGCTGTTTTAAACTCAGCTTTCGGCATATGGCAATCCTGGCAATGGACTCCTTCTTTAAAATAGGGACCTTCTTTCCATTCAAGATGAGTCGATTTAACCCAAATATCGTATGAGCTTTTCTCGTTGTGGCAGATTCCGCAGAAATCTCCGGTTCTCATAATCGGATTAATTTCTATTTCATGAGCCGGGGAGGTTATTTCGCCCTTTCTCGAAGAGTATTTTGTTTTTCCAGGATTCATTATGTAATTGAAATTATATGGAGTATCTCCAGCATATCCAGTAATACTGTGGCATACTTCGCATGAAACTGACTCGTTCGCTCTCGAATTCATACTTGGAAGCGGGGGCGGCACATCACCTACCACATATGCGATCGGTGAATGGCAACCGTTACATCCGGCTTTAACCTCGGCAACTTTTTCGTCCTTCTCGGCATGTGGAACAGCAAGCTTAAAATATTCTATTTCATCCCATTCGTGTGTATATGCCTGCGCCATCATCGATTGTTTCCATTGCTGATAAAAATCCGAATGACAGGAACTGCCGCAATATTCAGGCTTTTTAAAATCGTCGTAAGTAAAAGTCCCCAGTTTTGTCTGACTGTTCGAAGACGAATTTAAAATGAGGAATACCGTAATAAAAACTGACATAAAGAATTTATAATTCATCCGGCCTCCTAAATTCTACTTTGTTGTCTAATTTCAATCTTAACTTAAAATCTGAAAATGAGATATGCAACTATTTTAAAACAGACGATATCTGATTGAGAAAAAATCAATAAATTGTTATTGTAGATTAGGGTTAATTGTGCATAAAAATTTAATTCTTTCATTATCTATAATATTTTTTCTTCGGGCAGTTAGTTACGGGCAGACAGGGATTTTTAAAAGTTACTATCCGGATGGAATTCCAAGGTCGGAGGTTTCGTATGTAAACGACATTCTGGATGGTCAGGCTTTATACTTTCATGTGAATGGAAACCTGAAAACTGAAAAGAATTTCAGTAAAGGAATTTTACACGGCCCGGTTAGAGAATTCTATGAAAGCGGTTTATTAAAAGAAGAATATACTCTTAAAGATGGTATTAAAGAGGGAAGTAATAGAATTTATTATTCAAATGGAGCTCTGAAGGAATTGAAGATCTATGAAAAGGGAATTCTGGTGAGCAGAACCTCATTTGAATATGACCCAACTTTTAATGCACCTGTGGAAGCATATCAGGCAGGGAACAGGCAGCAGCAGCTACTTGAGAAGAGAAAGCAGACAGTTATTTGCGACGTGGAAATATGTCCGGTCCCTATTGGAGGTATGAAATCGATTCAGGAAAATCTTGTATATCCTGAGCATGCTCTTCTATACGGATTGGAAGGAACGGTTACACTTGTTGCTTCAATTAATGAAAAAGGAGAGGCTGTTTCCACGGAAATTGTGATTGGATTAGGACTGGGTTGCGAAGAAGCAGCGAATGATGCGGTTCTTAAAACTCCATTCATACCCGGGCAGAATGCAGGAATTACGGTCCCTTCAAAAGTTACACTTGAAATTGAGTTTAAGATTTTTGACCGGTCACTAATTCAATATAACGGTATTAAGCAGGATCCCAATTTGAATGCCGGAAGTAAACAGGGGAAAATTCCTGTTGAGGTTGGTAACAAGGTAAATAAGATTTCTATTACATGTGATTTGGATGAATGTGCCCGTCCGGTTGACGGACTAAAATCGATATCTGAGAAATTTGAAGCTCCTTCTGTTGCTAAGAGGCTTAAACTCAAAGGCGAAATTGAAGTTGAAGCTATAGTGGACAAATTCGGAATTGTACGGGACACGAAAACACTTAAAGGAATCGGCTATGGATGCGACGACGCTCTTGAAATCGCAATCCTGAGATCAAAGTTTTTACCGGCCCGCTCCGGTGGTGTTGAAATCGAATCTAAAATAGTTGTAAAATATTTATTTAACTATGAAGAGGAAAATTAATTTTTGTAAGTAATTCCAGAAATTCACCTTCAAGATCTTTCCCTTTATTTTCAGCATACCATGAATGCAGATTGGCAAGATATTCGTCCTTGGTTAAACCGCTCCTTTTTCCATCTTCAACTTTCTTCTGAGCGCTTTTAGGTCTTGGACCCCATTGAAAAATTTCATCACCATCCTTATCAAATGCAACAAGT
It includes:
- a CDS encoding multiheme c-type cytochrome, with amino-acid sequence MNYKFFMSVFITVFLILNSSSNSQTKLGTFTYDDFKKPEYCGSSCHSDFYQQWKQSMMAQAYTHEWDEIEYFKLAVPHAEKDEKVAEVKAGCNGCHSPIAYVVGDVPPPLPSMNSRANESVSCEVCHSITGYAGDTPYNFNYIMNPGKTKYSSRKGEITSPAHEIEINPIMRTGDFCGICHNEKSSYDIWVKSTHLEWKEGPYFKEGVHCQDCHMPKAEFKTAAMGIKYPDARLHLFHGAHDKGKLSGVIELRIYPDIEEAEPGETVKFTVALFNQKTGHKFPTGSVEDRIVWLHVEASDEKGNSYHIPVDKKGFEGEEYTIASSTLAYQDMGIALNDPDFKGVERDAVPAGDRIFRMPYFDPQGRMTIQQWNTASLGTDYRIGPRETKTETFTFSIPYDVPEGKLKVRAVLNYQLLVKSVADFLNVPESESEIVKINEQSTAIKILP
- a CDS encoding energy transducer TonB yields the protein MHKNLILSLSIIFFLRAVSYGQTGIFKSYYPDGIPRSEVSYVNDILDGQALYFHVNGNLKTEKNFSKGILHGPVREFYESGLLKEEYTLKDGIKEGSNRIYYSNGALKELKIYEKGILVSRTSFEYDPTFNAPVEAYQAGNRQQQLLEKRKQTVICDVEICPVPIGGMKSIQENLVYPEHALLYGLEGTVTLVASINEKGEAVSTEIVIGLGLGCEEAANDAVLKTPFIPGQNAGITVPSKVTLEIEFKIFDRSLIQYNGIKQDPNLNAGSKQGKIPVEVGNKVNKISITCDLDECARPVDGLKSISEKFEAPSVAKRLKLKGEIEVEAIVDKFGIVRDTKTLKGIGYGCDDALEIAILRSKFLPARSGGVEIESKIVVKYLFNYEEEN